From Streptomyces zhihengii, the proteins below share one genomic window:
- a CDS encoding serine/threonine-protein kinase, whose protein sequence is MGSVYLGRSRAGRAVAIKVIKAEYAADPEFRRRFRREVEAARKVGGFHTAAVVDADPDAPLPWMASAYIEGPTLAQEVARRGPLDEKRLWALAAALAEALRAIHACGLVHRDLKPANIVLADDGPRVLDFGIARATEGTRMTAEHVAVGTLGFLAPEQAQGLDVTGASDVFALGAVLVAAAGGRAFGDGGPHGLLYRAVHEEADVSAVPAALSPVVVACLRKRPELRPTSEQLLDLCADRIDLTETATTEPVHPPWQAADTEPASPVAQPPVRPEAAGSHTRSAGAGPVALYLRSRRSRMSLALRNSLVILALVAFAAGGGLLHVGEGLRVLGGCTAFLMLLRLLGLLSQNDGLVLNDLGIGVGSPTNLAVLRWSETTSVELRQETRDTVLTVRMSEGHRLPLAFLKPRWVRRSRDGSIHIRTAWLLPSGGTAPLAESVRSFAARNGVPGGS, encoded by the coding sequence ATGGGTTCGGTCTATCTCGGACGTTCCCGTGCGGGACGGGCGGTCGCCATCAAGGTGATCAAGGCCGAGTACGCAGCCGATCCGGAGTTCAGGAGACGTTTCCGCAGGGAGGTCGAGGCCGCCCGCAAGGTGGGGGGCTTCCACACGGCAGCGGTGGTGGACGCCGACCCCGACGCCCCGCTGCCATGGATGGCCAGCGCCTACATCGAGGGCCCGACGCTCGCGCAGGAGGTCGCCCGGCGCGGCCCACTGGACGAGAAGCGGCTCTGGGCGCTGGCCGCCGCGCTGGCAGAGGCGCTGCGGGCCATCCACGCCTGCGGTCTGGTCCACCGTGACCTCAAGCCGGCCAATATCGTCCTCGCCGACGACGGACCTCGCGTACTGGACTTCGGTATCGCCCGCGCCACGGAGGGCACCCGCATGACCGCCGAGCATGTCGCCGTCGGAACACTCGGCTTCCTCGCACCCGAGCAGGCCCAGGGACTCGATGTCACAGGCGCGTCCGATGTGTTCGCCCTCGGGGCGGTACTGGTCGCGGCGGCCGGGGGACGCGCGTTCGGGGACGGCGGGCCCCATGGGCTGCTGTACCGGGCGGTCCACGAGGAGGCGGACGTCTCCGCCGTACCCGCGGCACTCAGCCCCGTCGTGGTCGCCTGCCTGCGAAAGCGACCGGAACTGCGGCCCACGTCCGAGCAATTGCTCGACCTGTGCGCCGACCGGATCGACCTCACGGAAACGGCGACCACGGAGCCGGTGCACCCGCCCTGGCAGGCAGCCGACACGGAGCCGGCCTCACCGGTCGCGCAGCCACCGGTGAGGCCGGAGGCAGCCGGGTCCCACACGCGCTCCGCCGGAGCCGGCCCGGTCGCCCTCTATCTCCGCAGTCGGCGAAGCCGGATGTCCCTGGCCCTGCGGAACAGCCTGGTCATCCTTGCGCTCGTCGCATTCGCGGCCGGCGGCGGTCTCCTCCACGTCGGCGAGGGACTGAGAGTACTGGGCGGGTGTACAGCGTTCCTGATGCTGCTGAGGCTCTTGGGCCTGCTGAGCCAGAACGACGGGCTCGTGCTGAACGACCTAGGCATCGGCGTCGGCTCCCCCACGAACCTGGCGGTGCTGCGTTGGTCCGAAACCACCTCCGTCGAACTCAGGCAGGAGACACGGGACACCGTGCTGACGGTACGGATGTCCGAGGGCCACCGGCTGCCCCTGGCCTTCCTGAAGCCGCGGTGGGTGCGAAGGAGCAGGGACGGATCCATCCACATCCGCACCGCCTGGTTGCTCCCGAGTGGCGGCACAGCCCCGCTCGCCGAAAGCGTCCGCTCGTTCGCCGCCCGCAACGGTGTCCCCGGGGGGTCGTGA
- a CDS encoding FKBP-type peptidyl-prolyl cis-trans isomerase, with protein sequence MSERTKPEVHVPEGEAPTELTVRDLIVGDGPEVKPGMVVKVHYVGVTFASGREFDASWDRGEPFKFALGAGRVIKGWDRGVRGMKVGGRREIVVPPRLGYGKESPSPLIPAGSTLVFVVDLVDSYSGPAGWSSAR encoded by the coding sequence ATGAGCGAGCGGACGAAGCCCGAGGTGCACGTGCCGGAGGGCGAGGCTCCCACCGAGCTGACGGTGCGGGACCTGATCGTCGGGGACGGGCCCGAGGTGAAGCCGGGCATGGTGGTCAAGGTGCACTACGTCGGGGTGACGTTCGCGTCGGGGAGGGAGTTCGACGCCTCCTGGGACCGGGGCGAGCCGTTCAAGTTCGCCCTGGGCGCCGGCAGGGTCATCAAGGGCTGGGACCGCGGGGTCAGGGGGATGAAGGTCGGCGGTCGGCGGGAGATCGTCGTCCCGCCTCGTCTCGGCTACGGCAAGGAGTCGCCCTCGCCGTTGATCCCGGCGGGCTCGACCCTGGTCTTCGTGGTGGACCTGGTGGACTCCTACTCCGGGCCGGCCGGGTGGAGCAGCGCCCGGTGA
- a CDS encoding Asp23/Gls24 family envelope stress response protein has product MTTQQTAPVSPNASHPRPGKQVPGTTDVALGTSGAGEPAATRGKTSIADVVVVKVAGIAAREIHGVYDMGGGLSRTIGAVRDRVPGGRPNVGRGVKVEVGERQTAIDLDLVVEYGVAITDVAADVRENVIAAVERITGLEVVEVNIAVNDVHLPEDDSEPASAESRVE; this is encoded by the coding sequence ATGACGACGCAGCAGACCGCACCGGTTTCCCCGAACGCCTCGCACCCGCGGCCGGGCAAGCAGGTGCCGGGCACGACCGATGTCGCCCTGGGCACCTCCGGTGCCGGCGAGCCGGCCGCCACCCGTGGCAAGACGTCGATCGCCGACGTGGTCGTGGTCAAGGTCGCGGGCATCGCGGCGCGGGAGATCCACGGTGTGTACGACATGGGCGGCGGTCTGTCGCGCACGATCGGCGCCGTCCGCGACCGGGTCCCCGGGGGGCGGCCGAACGTGGGCCGAGGGGTGAAGGTGGAGGTCGGCGAACGGCAGACCGCCATCGACCTGGACCTGGTCGTCGAGTACGGCGTCGCCATCACCGACGTCGCGGCCGACGTGCGCGAGAACGTCATCGCGGCGGTGGAGCGGATCACCGGACTGGAGGTCGTCGAGGTCAACATCGCCGTCAACGACGTCCATCTGCCCGAGGACGACAGCGAGCCCGCGTCCGCCGAGTCCCGCGTCGAGTAG